The DNA window ttgcagattaggAACTAGAGATTCATGGAGGGTTACATTATTTACTTAGGATTATACTAGAAAGTAGAAGTTGAAGCCGGACCTTGATTCCAAATCTCTTGCAGTTTCTACCAAGAGAGAAACCATTTATTTAAGGAAAGTTTGAACCTGAAAGACTTTGTTCATCTTTTGTTGACACAtgattgttttgaaaatttttactctaaattttttccctttttttcagtACCAGGAATTCTGAATGTAGGGTAAAGCATGTCTTAGCATTTTCCTGGCATTTCTTTTCAGTAAGtagtttatgttttgttttcccgTCTATAGTCATCCTTACTTCATCCCCAATTCGAGGAGCGGGAGATGGAATGGAAACTGAGGAGCCACCTAAATCTATTGAAGTTACTCCTGGAATCCAACCTATAAAGCATCACATCCTTCCAAGTCCACGAAAGAAAGCAGTTCCATCAGACAGCCCAGGCGTTCTTCAGCTAGGGAAGATTCTCGCTGAAAAAGCAGTGGAAGTCGAAGCTGTAAGAATATTAGTTCCCAAAGCCGCTATAACCCATGATATCCCCAACAAAAATGCAAAGGTTAAGTCTCTGGGACATCATAAAGGAGAACTCCTTGGCCAGCCAGAGGGAGTTGAAGAACCCAGAAAGGAACTATCCGAGGTAAAGAATATATTGGAAAAGCTCAAGAACTCTGAAAGGAGGTTACTACAGGACAAAGAAGGTCTTTCAAACCAGCTCAGAGTACAGTCAGAGGTAAGAACAGCCTTAATAGGTTTAATGAGTACCTCTCTTTATACCTGGGCCTTCTGAGCCTGCATGTTAGAAAACAACACTTCCTCTTGCAATGTCATTATAACTTGTCATTTATCTAAAAAACTTCCTCTtaaatttctcattctctttagTGCCTCTAATAGAACTAGTTTATGTTGGGAACTTATCCTCTAAACATGGTTGAAGTATGAGGTACTTTGGACAATGTGAGGTACTTTGGACAAGACCACCTATAAGTTGTAAAGGAGGTTACAGTTATGAACTTGCAGACCAGAGATTGACTAAGTAAGACTAGTTAATAATCCTTGCTTTAAGAATCCATAAATTCCAAGTATTTTTGTCTGTGTATAGATAATACTTAGAATAAAGAGAATGGTGGTATAAGTATCAGTATCTTCTTTGTAAATGGAAAATTATCTATAGTGCTTGATTGACTGTCTTTAATCTTTACATCTTAGTAATTGCCTTACCAGCCCCACTTTGCCTCTCTGTTAGATTATACATCTTTTTGCTAGATGTTAGTCTTTGTGACACCATGGTTAGTGGTTGTCAtccaaatatatttctaatatatttaataatatattttaatatatttttaaataactaatttcaaattataaaactagTACATATTTACttgtaaacattttagaaaatacagaaaacataatgaaaatagtGCTACCTATATTATACCATCTGGCTATAAATGCATAATTATACATACTGGGTATATTTTTGCCTTGTAACTCactttttttagttgttttttagtTGTTAATACAGGatattctattaaaatatcattattaataGCAACAGTGTTCTTCAATGACTGCACCATATACCAATACCTTTTATTGgacatttatgttttaattttttgcatttttgataACAATGTGAAGAACATGCTTATAGACATGTGAATTGCTTTCTTtgcttaaattcttaaaaataaaaattctaaggcacaaagaaatcaatttttaaatgttggaaaagATTTATAAAACACTTTGTCATATCTTTTAGCAAAATTGATTGgttcagttttctaatattttgcctTTAAGTGTTGACTGGAGGCAGTTTGTAATTTTTATGATAATGATTTGTACTCTTATAATAAGAGGCTCAGATTATAACCACATGGACTGTAGATTAATAGAGATAAAGACATGGTTGTATACATTTTgaaacttaaatatttaatatcactTTTTGATACGCACTCTTAGTAATGGAGGTCCAAACTACATGAAACACagtttctcttttgttcattttgctGCATTAAAGTCACTGGCATCACTTTGAGCTTGTTGTATTGGTCATGATTTCCTCCAGGTCAATCGTGAGTTAAAAAAGCTGCTGGTGGCTTCTGTTGGGGATGATCTTCAGTATCACTTTGAACGTCTAGCCCGTGAGAAAAATCAGCTTATTTTAGAAAACGAAGCCCTAGGTCGAAACATAGCTCAGCTTTCCGAACAGTTAGAACGGATGTCGATACAGTGTGATGTGTGGCGAAGTAAATTCCTTGCAAGcaggtattttctattttaaatagtatttcattTCCTAGCTTTTGCTCTATCAGATTTTTGACCCCTAATGCAAGAAAATAGATTGTAGTGTGAAAATTTCTGATTCAAATTGTCAGAGTACCTCATGTATTATTTAAGATGTGGACTCTCCCTCCTCTGGATGGTCATACAGTCTCCATAAATGGAAAAGTGGTATCAAAAATCTCCTCCCTCATTCCAGAATTCTGAGTTACTCCTCTATAGTAGAAATCACTCCTACTACAATGTTTAAGatcaaaacaaaactgtaaactCAGGCAATTAATAAATacgtaaattttttaaaagactatttttcccCACCTTCTATCTGGAGAACTCAAATATCATTGCCACTCCATACATCATATTTTGTCTCTTGTGCTCTGTTCTTATAGCTCATTTTACTACATGATAGAGCTTCCCAACCTTTTTCTCACCATGCACAAACAGAAAATGATAACATCTGTAtgacatactgtatagcatacTGGATGAGGCTACTCTCCAGTAGAGGTGAGAACCCCAGGCCCCTAGAACCCCCAGCCCCTAGAACCCCCAGCCCCTAGAACCCCCAGGCCCATGGACACACTGGTAGTTGGGAAGCTCTCTTATATATTATGATTGTCTATTTATCCCCTCCTTCCAACTTTGAGTTACTGGAGAACAGGATCTGGGTGTTATCCATCTGTGTATTTCCAGTGCTTAGCCAAGTGCTTCACACATAGTATGTTTCATAACTATTGATTTAAGTTTAATTTTCTCACAAATACCAAAGGCTTCCAGCCTGTACCTTAAGAACCACTGATTGTAATGAATAAATTTTTAggaaagtattttttcatgttttaagatCTGTGATACTGTCTAGTAATTGATTACTCTGTTAAAATCcttaatttgttttctaattgtacTAATATAGGATCTATTTGGCGAAATGAATTTACTGTTTATTGACTTAGAATGAATATTAATTAATTCTCATTGAACAGCTTAAGAAGCAAATCATGCATATATTTTACAGATTACTGtaatatgtaacttttttttaacattctgatCAATGCTGATAGTAACACTCTATGGGCAATAATAATTAAACCaaactttattgatattttagttgatttaatcttttaatgtcagaattgttttcattttaaggaaTTCAGTGGTTACTGTGGTCTGAGACTTTAGTTTTAAGATTTTCAGCTGAATAAAAATACTTCAGAATTTTGCTTCAGTTCCATCAATAGAGAATTGGTTAAATACATTTTGGTACATCCAATCAGAAGAAAACatgaagctgttttttttttaaaaaaagggaatgaGTTAGCTCTATGTGtgctaatatgaaaaaaaatcaccaagatAAATTATTAggtgaaaaaaagcaaactatagaAAAGTTTGTATTAAATAATcccttttttgtaaataatatgaatatagttatttttacacATAATTTTATGTTGATAtacacataaattatttttttctagaaaaatgtaTTGGTTACTTTATTGATTACTGATTATAAAAGAAGAATGGGGATGTTGGACAGGAAGAAGgacttagttttgcttttttataaatctttctatatttaatatttttctaaggaCAAAGAAGTAATTGAATGGcagaaaaataactcatttttttctcttaagttttccgtatttaaaaaacatt is part of the Balaenoptera musculus isolate JJ_BM4_2016_0621 chromosome 1, mBalMus1.pri.v3, whole genome shotgun sequence genome and encodes:
- the BLZF1 gene encoding golgin-45: MTTLESLETKVILTSSPIRGAGDGMETEEPPKSIEVTPGIQPIKHHILPSPRKKAVPSDSPGVLQLGKILAEKAVEVEAVRILVPKAAITHDIPNKNAKVKSLGHHKGELLGQPEGVEEPRKELSEVKNILEKLKNSERRLLQDKEGLSNQLRVQSEVNRELKKLLVASVGDDLQYHFERLAREKNQLILENEALGRNIAQLSEQLERMSIQCDVWRSKFLASRVMADELTNSRAVLQRQNRDAQSAIQDLLSEREQFRQEMIAAQKLLEELLVSLQWGREQTYYPSAQPHSTAELALTNHKLAKAINSRLLGNVGTNGQKKFPSTVEFCSTPAEKMAETVLRSLDPVSCTESSPENPFSKSSPTTLLATKKNIGRFHPYTRYENITFNCCNHCQGELIAL